The DNA segment TGATAATCAGAGGGGAATCatccctaaaaaaaatttcaactccatcatctttttAAGATGGACAGAGTCTGAAATTTCTCATGAGGTTCATCGAACTTATCCTTACTCGATCGTGAAAAATTGGGATCGCTATAAATTAGAGGTTCGAGTACTACAGAGTATCAGCGCTTCAAAGAACGATTACCTGCCAGGACGAGCTTGGCCAAGAAATAGAGGAAATGCTCCATGGAACATTTTTCCTGTGGAATATGAGACGAATATTGCAGAGGAGAAAGAGATATACCTTGCAATACAGTCAGGTGTACcagcgacatcttcaccaaacattCAGGTGTACGAAGAAGATAGTGActaatgtctttttttttccggtttatgtcgttgtaatgtcttttttcagtttatgtcgtTCTAATGTATTTTTACAGTTTATGCAGTTTATGTCGTTCTAATGTATTCTTAAATTTGCAATAATAACAAAACATACCAcaaaaaagtactaaaatatcAATCCACCAAATTCTGTCAAAATAGTACTAAAATACTACAAAATACAGTCATAActcacttggccaaatgccaagcaTCCATAATCTCCTCTAACGACTGCCTATATACAATCGCAGCATCCTCGTCCAGATGACTCATGTGATCCAGCACAGTTTCACCCCAGCCAGATAATCGACTAACCCACTGTAAAAAAGTAAGGAACAAAAAACAAGGTTAATATCATTTCACATTTCaataaatatcatttcacattACTAGACCAGTCAAGAAAaccaaaaataacttacaatctCACTGTTCGAGCGAGTATAAACAGCCGGTCCGGGTGCAACAATCTCCGGAAGTAGACGAGGGTGTGAGTGACGGGTGTACCAATGCATGTACTGATCCTCACAATCTGATGGAGTATGTGCTGGAGTGAATACAGACAGTATAAGGACAGACGACTGGGGAAAAGAGTCCCAAATACCCTGCACCATCACAGCTGGCACCTCTACACGATACTTCAAACTGGTCCACGGGCGAACAGCCTTAGAAGGCTGCAATATCGGTCTAGGAATGGTCTGCACATGTCCAAGCTGTCGAAGGCATCGCCCCGGCatgtacggctcgatcacatcccgATACCGTATCCATCCAGAATATAGAGTCCTCGGGGTCTCAGTAATGGCATCAGGgccatacggcatccacatgacctacagatgtataaaattacattaacacatacaagtaatacacaaatttgttttaattgaatagtatttataattataaagcaagtatacctcatctgctgtcaacacatcaagccgggcacgaaatgctctcagccgctcatcgctcttctccatcgatatagatggccacaacgaagccctaggaagatccgggtcaactgtaactgcctctcgatgtggcctgaagcaaggaaaatactcgtaaatccaagactggagcaatgtcatacaacccgtcatctgcccgcaatctcctctggtagcaataccaagatgacggtatagatatgctagtgcagctgatccccaagaaagtccaacggctccagccgccgagtcctgcacctctaacagacaagaaggtcggatgcagtcaccactcttgtctacgaacaaggtggaaccgagcATCAGCCACGTCCAAGCTATAGCCTGGGTCTCAGGAATCCGATCACCTCCACAGCGCTCCATGACGGAAGCGGCTCATATACCACCAGAAGCATAATGACGGGCATCTAACTCAACCCGAGTCAccccaaacaaatccatcacacactccttaagctcatcaacagtcgcatcagcagtcaccatggcaccatctacggggatgcgcaatatctcccacacatcatgcatcaaaatggtcatctcgccaaatggcaagtgaaatgatgacgtgtctaGCTGCCACCGCTCAACAAATGCCATGAGCAGTGCAGCATCTATGTGACTGTGCATAATACCAGGTAAATGGAACAAGCCAGATGACTCGATACGCGACTGAATCGTCCGGGAAGAACCACTGTACCATAATCTCAGCTTCGTGCAATACCctgatctggtatgacacctaaggACGCCCCTGTCCTGACCGGCCCATATAGCACATGCAATATGTCCCAAAAAGCTCAGGATCACAGCACCATCAAATGGACCCCCGGGGACGGGGTCCTTCACAACccagtcatcctctacactcctcgatcgcttgctgctacctgaaattacagcaaacggtagacattaattttttagtatatttttcaataatcacgattaacacaaatacaaataaacacattttttaatttctcttaccagaagaagatgttgcggtagaagaaaatcgtccgtctcg comes from the Euphorbia lathyris chromosome 5, ddEupLath1.1, whole genome shotgun sequence genome and includes:
- the LOC136229655 gene encoding uncharacterized protein, which translates into the protein MARRGGIGKGYMGITDKEGADPRRTSSRPVTASARRDREEQQRFMAEARRAHAAQAERAEGRDEAAGIDMDGDASMHRPSADTIPIDRGVVTRGRDGRFSSTATSSSGSSKRSRSVEDDWVVKDPVPGGPFDGAVILSFLGHIACAIWAGQDRGVLRCHTRSGYCTKLRLWYSGSSRTIQSRIESSGLFHLPGIMHSHIDAALLMAFVERWQLDTSSFHLPFDGAMVTADATVDELKECVMDLFGVTRVELDARHYASGGI